Proteins encoded within one genomic window of Komagataella phaffii GS115 chromosome 3, complete sequence:
- a CDS encoding mitochondrial 54S ribosomal protein MRPL1, whose protein sequence is MSLARSIPGRGFVAVSSYCRLFSTTGLAYAPKKQASQDNSKKKEAKRMALLRLQAKQPANKSPLYMTIPEALRYLRAAEVGFPINEAVISICSVIVNDKGAPPINGSVKLPRPLKETKLAVFSDDPALQEEATKFGASLVGGSELIEDIKNGKVQLDFDKAFATPDIVPSLNQIARILGPRGLMPNAKRGTVITDVQKAVVESHGSLPFRQRNNLLSLPVARTNFTDEETLENIIEANAAIKESISRIRTKKPILFGETTITSTHGPGIVIDF, encoded by the coding sequence ATGTCATTAGCCAGAAGTATACCAGGGCGTGGTTTTGTTGCAGTAAGCAGCTACTGTAGGCTATTTTCTACTACGGGTCTTGCTTATgctccaaagaagcaagCTTCACAAGATaactccaagaagaaagaggcAAAGAGAATGGCCTTACTTCGTTTACAAGCAAAACAACCAGCCAACAAGTCTCCATTATACATGACAATCCCGGAAGCTCTAAGATATCTGAGGGCAGCAGAGGTAGGATTTCCTATCAATGAAGCTGTAATTTCCATATGTTCAGTCATTGTGAACGATAAAGGTGCTCCACCCATAAATGGTTCAGTAAAACTTCCTCgtcctttgaaagagacCAAATTAGCAGTATTCTCTGACGATCCAGCATTGCAGGAGGAAGCCACTAAATTTGGAGCTTCTTTGGTTGGAGGAAGTGAACTGATTGAAGACATCAAGAATGGGAAGGTCCAGTTGGATTTTGATAAAGCTTTTGCTACCCCCGACATTGTGCCATCTCTTAATCAAATTGCCCGTATTTTAGGTCCTAGAGGCTTGATGCCGAATGCTAAAAGAGGAACGGTAATCACAGATGTGCAGAAGGCTGTTGTTGAATCCCATGGTAGCTTGCCATTCAGGCAGCGCAACAACTTACTCAGTCTTCCTGTTGCTCGTACGAACTTCACAGACGAAGAGACTCTTGAGAATATCATTGAGGCCAATGCTGCTATCAAGGAGAGCATTTCCAGAATTAGAACCAAGAAACCtattctttttggagaaaccACCATTACATCTACCCACGGTCCTGGAATAGTAATTGACTTTTAG
- a CDS encoding Transmembrane protein subunit of the glycosylphosphatidylinositol transamidase complex produces the protein MSESKSEILPPEPEEERSLRTLIFISVFSVIVLLGVPLWFLTTSLYRAELPVEEINNLSSTLKSQIHYDIPFYIELPKPMRYLVLETQELLDSKLAQLSSEHPFDVDYHVSLISGPKKSDLDYQIELVNSEDPNGEGLFISPYERRIVIRNSENVVVNKLVPDFISRVILDEVLKYEISVHQGLLTTNSGFEIPFKDKLKLTFNLFKGDGLPIDWDTSSLERYLDGALENFRTYLDLRVETQVIYFASLNINKDNLIIEDGQYLLTERNLSSFINYSDWGLEDSTTTDPTLNFIIYIPSEDTRPLKVQNSEHNSFLIAQYGGVLILNDIVDNQLSETDLMPILDIFTSQLYKLIGVPEHIESLTPKSPQIRVDIMMRLKIIENLQLAVDNLKSLITLSKRLSTINIPDFTIEHVNSAIENINQSIDKLNSREFVDSLKLSNEAIEESDRAFFSENMVQQAYFPDEHKMAVYLPLIGPIVMITCLMFLRVMKK, from the coding sequence ATGTCTGAATCCAAATCAGAGATTCTACCCCCTGAGCCGGAGGAGGAGAGATCGCTGAGAACTCTTATCTTTATTTCGGTTTTCTCAGTCATTGTGTTACTAGGCGTGCCTCTTTGGTTCCTCACTACATCGTTATACAGAGCGGAACTTCCAGTGGAAGAGATCAACAATCTGTCCTCTACTCTCAAATCACAAATTCACTATGATATCCCCTTTTATATCGAACTACCGAAACCTATGCGATATTTGGTTTTGGAGACACAGGAGTTACTTGATTCAAAGTTGGCACAATTGTCCAGCGAGCATCCATTTGACGTGGATTATCAcgtttctttgatttcaggGCCCAAGAAGAGTGATTTAGATTATCAAATTGAACTGGTCAACTCAGAAGATCCTAATGGCGAAGGGCTGTTTATTTCCCCCTATGAGAGGAGAATTGTAATAAGAAATAGTGAGAATGTTGTTGTCAATAAGTTGGTACCAGATTTCATTTCAAGAGTCATTCTAGATGAGGTACTCAAGTATGAGATCTCCGTTCATCAAGGGTTGCTAACCACTAATTCTGGCTTTGAAATTCCATTCAAAGATAAACTGAAGCTTACCTTCAACTTATTCAAGGGCGACGGACTGCCGATTGATTGGGATACTTCCAgtcttgaaagatattTGGATGGTGCCCTGGAAAACTTTCGTACTTATCTGGACTTGCGAGTGGAAACTCAGGTGATCTattttgcttctttgaacattAACAAGGATAACTTAATAATAGAAGATGGTCAGTATTTGTTAACTGAGAGAAATTTATCAAGTTTTATCAATTATTCCGATTGGGGATTGGAAGATTCAACCACCACGGATCCAACGTTGAACTTTATCATTTACATTCCATCTGAAGATACCAGACCGTTGAAAGTTCAAAATTCCGAGCACAACTCTTTTTTGATAGCCCAATACGGGGGAGTTCTTATTCTAAACGATATAGTGGATAACCAACTCTCTGAAACCGACTTGATGCCTATATTGGACATATTTACTTCTCAACTATACAAGCTGATCGGGGTACCTGAGCACATAGAATCGTTAACACCCAAATCTCCTCAGATACGTGTAGATATCATGATgagattgaaaattatAGAGAACTTGCAGTTGGCAGTCGACAACTTGAAATCGCTGATCACTTTGTCCAAGAGGTTATCCACAATCAATATTCCAGATTTCACCATAGAGCATGTCAATTCTGCTATAGAAAACATCAATCAATCTATTGACAAGCTTAATTCTCGTGAATTTGTTGATAGTCTAAAGCTATCTAACGAAGCCATCGAAGAATCAGACAGAGCATTTTTTAGTGAGAACATGGTTCAGCAGGCGTACTTCCCAGATGAGCACAAAATGGCTGTTTATTTGCCATTGATTGGTCCAATCGTTATGATTACTTGCTTAATGTTCTTGAGAGTCATGAAGAAGTAA